A DNA window from Gillisia sp. Hel1_33_143 contains the following coding sequences:
- a CDS encoding glutathione peroxidase — protein sequence MKTNDKMKVAPISSTKQNERSIYDIRINALDGKPITLLDYKGKMMLFVNVASECGFTKQYKELQKLSDSYPEGLVVIGSPCNQFGKQEPGEAEQIQEFCEVNFGVTFLLTEKINVKGSKQHDLYKWLTSKELNNKKSSSVKWNFQKYLVDEKGNLIDYYFSITNPLSTKITKHLK from the coding sequence ATGAAAACTAATGATAAAATGAAGGTGGCGCCTATATCTTCTACAAAACAAAATGAAAGATCTATCTACGATATTAGGATTAATGCTCTAGATGGAAAACCTATAACGCTATTAGATTATAAGGGAAAAATGATGCTATTTGTAAATGTAGCTTCAGAATGTGGATTTACTAAACAGTACAAAGAACTTCAGAAATTAAGTGATAGCTATCCGGAAGGTCTGGTGGTAATAGGTTCACCATGCAATCAATTTGGGAAACAAGAACCGGGAGAAGCTGAGCAAATTCAAGAATTTTGTGAAGTGAATTTTGGAGTTACATTTTTACTAACAGAAAAAATAAATGTAAAAGGCAGTAAACAGCACGACCTCTACAAATGGCTAACTTCTAAAGAACTTAATAATAAGAAAAGTTCTAGTGTAAAATGGAACTTTCAAAAATACCTCGTAGATGAAAAAGGAAACTTAATAGATTATTATTTCTCAATCACCAATCCACTAAGTACCAAGATCACTAAGCATTTAAAATGA
- a CDS encoding CcoQ/FixQ family Cbb3-type cytochrome c oxidase assembly chaperone, giving the protein MLKFIKGNLENIDGVEIYPIISLLIFFIFFTVLIWWVLTTSKAHITAVSNIPLEDDTVILKEKQL; this is encoded by the coding sequence ATGTTGAAATTTATAAAAGGGAATCTGGAAAATATAGATGGAGTAGAGATCTATCCTATTATCTCATTATTGATATTCTTCATCTTTTTTACCGTGTTGATATGGTGGGTATTAACAACCAGCAAAGCGCATATAACAGCCGTTAGCAATATTCCGCTAGAAGATGATACAGTAATCTTAAAAGAAAAACAGTTATGA
- the ccoN gene encoding cytochrome-c oxidase, cbb3-type subunit I codes for MEIQKFYYDNKIVRKFIVATMFWGIIGMSVGLLLAFMFLFPNVTDGIPWLSFGRLRPLHTNAVIFAFVGNAIFAGVYYSSQRLLKARMWKDWLSTFNFWGWQLIIVGAAITLPLGYTSSKEYAELEWPFDIAIAVVWVAFGINLIGTIIKRRQRHMYVAIWFYLATFVTVAVLHIVNSMELPVSALKSYSMYAGVQDALVQWWYGHNAVAFFLTTPFLGLMYYFVPKAANRPVYSYKLSIVHFWSLIFIYIWAGPHHLLYSSLPDWAQNLGVAFSIMLLAPSWGGMINGLLTLRGAWDKVRTDPVLKFMVVAITGYGMATFEGPMLSLKNVNAIAHFSDWVIAHVHVGALAWNGFLTFGMVYWMVPRLFKTNLWSIKLANVHFWVGTLGIILYTIPMYVAGFVQAFMWKQFNPDGTLTYGNFLETLTEIIPMYWMRAIGGTLYIIGACIGIYNIIQTARNGEKVTDELAEAAALEKVTKKRISKEGYHTWLERRPVKLTIFATIAILIGGMVQIIPSLIVDDYIPIISSVKPYTPLELEGRDIYIREGCVSCHSQMIRPFRSEVERYGDYSKAGEYVYDHPFLWGSKRTGPDLFRVGGKYSDNWHLNHFYDPQTTSSGSIMPSYKWLLKNELDKGMTEDKMEAMVTLGVPYTAEDISRAQQWMTEQSTQIEKNLYNDPDFARTYEADMKYAKENGEDFIEMRNREVVALIAYIQRLGTDIKIKNADGTTANLNE; via the coding sequence ATGGAAATTCAAAAGTTTTATTACGATAATAAGATCGTACGGAAATTTATTGTCGCTACAATGTTTTGGGGCATTATAGGGATGAGTGTAGGCCTTTTATTGGCATTTATGTTTCTTTTTCCAAATGTAACCGATGGTATTCCATGGTTGAGTTTTGGAAGACTTCGCCCGCTGCATACCAACGCTGTTATTTTTGCATTTGTGGGTAATGCCATTTTTGCCGGTGTTTATTATTCAAGTCAGCGTTTGCTAAAAGCAAGAATGTGGAAAGACTGGTTGAGCACCTTTAATTTCTGGGGGTGGCAACTTATTATAGTGGGTGCAGCTATTACATTGCCATTAGGATATACAAGTTCTAAAGAATACGCAGAACTGGAATGGCCTTTTGATATTGCTATTGCAGTGGTTTGGGTAGCTTTTGGTATTAACCTTATTGGTACTATTATAAAAAGAAGGCAGAGACATATGTATGTTGCAATCTGGTTCTATCTGGCAACCTTTGTTACGGTTGCAGTATTACATATTGTGAATAGCATGGAGCTTCCAGTTAGTGCCTTAAAGAGTTATTCTATGTATGCCGGAGTCCAGGATGCGCTGGTACAATGGTGGTATGGCCATAATGCTGTAGCATTTTTCTTAACCACGCCATTTTTAGGTTTGATGTATTATTTTGTTCCTAAAGCGGCAAATAGACCGGTCTACTCTTATAAATTATCTATCGTACACTTTTGGTCGCTTATTTTTATCTATATCTGGGCGGGTCCACATCATTTACTTTATTCCTCTTTACCAGATTGGGCGCAAAACCTAGGGGTTGCATTTTCAATAATGTTATTAGCACCTTCTTGGGGAGGAATGATCAACGGACTTTTAACCTTGCGCGGGGCTTGGGACAAAGTACGTACAGATCCTGTTCTAAAATTTATGGTGGTGGCCATTACTGGATATGGGATGGCAACTTTTGAAGGGCCTATGCTTTCTCTAAAAAATGTGAATGCCATTGCACACTTTAGCGATTGGGTAATTGCTCACGTACATGTTGGCGCCTTAGCATGGAATGGATTCCTTACGTTTGGTATGGTTTACTGGATGGTACCGCGTTTATTTAAAACCAACTTATGGTCTATAAAGTTAGCCAATGTTCACTTCTGGGTAGGAACTCTAGGGATCATATTATATACCATCCCAATGTATGTAGCCGGATTTGTACAAGCTTTTATGTGGAAACAATTCAACCCGGATGGAACCCTTACCTATGGTAATTTCTTAGAAACACTAACCGAGATCATTCCAATGTATTGGATGCGTGCCATTGGTGGTACCCTTTATATAATTGGAGCCTGTATCGGAATTTATAATATCATCCAAACTGCTCGTAATGGGGAGAAAGTTACAGATGAACTTGCAGAAGCAGCAGCATTAGAAAAAGTAACTAAAAAGCGCATTTCCAAAGAAGGTTACCATACCTGGTTGGAAAGAAGACCTGTAAAACTTACCATTTTTGCCACTATAGCCATTTTAATAGGTGGTATGGTTCAAATTATACCTTCTTTAATTGTAGACGATTATATTCCTATAATATCTAGTGTAAAACCTTACACGCCTTTAGAACTGGAAGGTAGAGATATTTATATACGTGAAGGTTGTGTGTCTTGTCACTCACAAATGATACGCCCCTTTAGAAGTGAAGTAGAGAGATATGGAGATTATTCAAAAGCCGGGGAGTATGTATATGATCACCCTTTTCTATGGGGTAGTAAAAGAACCGGTCCAGATCTGTTTCGTGTAGGAGGGAAGTATAGTGATAATTGGCATCTAAATCACTTCTATGATCCTCAAACTACCTCTTCAGGCTCTATAATGCCATCATATAAATGGCTGCTGAAAAATGAGTTGGATAAGGGTATGACAGAAGATAAAATGGAAGCTATGGTAACATTAGGAGTTCCATATACTGCTGAAGATATTTCTAGAGCACAGCAATGGATGACAGAACAGTCTACCCAAATAGAGAAAAATCTTTATAACGATCCCGATTTTGCAAGAACCTATGAGGCAGATATGAAATATGCCAAAGAGAATGGTGAAGATTTTATTGAGATGCGTAATCGTGAGGTTGTTGCGCTTATTGCCTATATCCAAAGGCTAGGAACAGATATAAAAATTAAAAACGCAGATGGTACCACTGCAAACTTAAACGAATAA
- a CDS encoding sulfite exporter TauE/SafE family protein, with amino-acid sequence MIISALIFGLLGSFHCIGMCGPIAFLLPLDRKNEVNRIAQLLSYHAGRIFTYSFLGLIFGMLGKSLNLIGLQQYLSIGIGVLMILVILVPSKFSHKFQIAKPIYKVVGKVKNAMGKELKNKKPSTFFTIGYLNGLLPCGLVYMAIFGALATGDAVSGSLYMAVFGLGTIPLMTTAIYLGNFLKLQVRQKILKLIPAFVVLIGLLFILRGLGLGIPYISPSSTINIEKASSSMSCS; translated from the coding sequence ATGATCATTTCTGCACTTATTTTTGGTCTTTTGGGAAGTTTTCATTGTATAGGAATGTGTGGTCCTATTGCTTTTCTATTGCCATTAGACCGAAAAAATGAAGTGAATAGAATTGCACAACTTTTAAGTTATCATGCAGGTAGAATATTCACCTACTCCTTTCTGGGTTTAATCTTTGGGATGCTTGGCAAAAGTTTGAACCTTATTGGTTTACAACAATACCTATCTATAGGAATTGGTGTTTTAATGATCTTGGTAATCCTTGTTCCTTCTAAGTTCTCTCATAAATTTCAGATTGCTAAACCTATTTACAAAGTTGTAGGGAAGGTGAAAAATGCAATGGGAAAAGAGCTGAAGAACAAAAAGCCAAGTACTTTTTTTACTATTGGGTATCTAAATGGATTGCTTCCATGCGGATTGGTGTATATGGCCATATTTGGAGCTTTGGCAACCGGTGATGCAGTTTCTGGGAGTTTATATATGGCTGTTTTTGGACTTGGTACTATTCCTTTAATGACCACAGCAATTTATCTAGGAAATTTTTTAAAATTACAAGTGCGACAAAAAATATTGAAGTTGATCCCTGCCTTTGTAGTACTTATAGGATTATTATTCATATTAAGAGGCTTGGGATTGGGGATACCCTATATCTCTCCATCAAGCACTATAAACATTGAAAAAGCATCATCTAGTATGAGTTGTTCTTAA
- the ccoS gene encoding cbb3-type cytochrome oxidase assembly protein CcoS, with protein sequence MEIIYMLLAISVIVAVLFFIAFIISVKSGQYDDTYTPSVRMLFDDELVDTKKNNKDQSVSNQSNKSKVQRK encoded by the coding sequence ATGGAAATTATATATATGCTTCTTGCAATTAGTGTTATTGTGGCGGTTTTATTTTTTATAGCCTTCATAATCTCTGTAAAAAGTGGTCAATATGACGATACCTATACGCCATCTGTTAGAATGTTATTTGATGATGAGCTTGTAGATACTAAGAAAAATAATAAAGATCAATCAGTTTCTAACCAATCAAACAAATCAAAAGTTCAACGTAAGTAA
- a CDS encoding heavy metal translocating P-type ATPase, whose product MESCFHCGDICSTTNISHQDKSFCCNGCKTVFDILNDNDLSYYYDLERTPGTSPLAQEGKFDFLENSEIIKQLVEFDEDGIQVVSFLIPSIHCSSCIWVLENLNKLDPAIRNAQINFPKKTLRVSYKSTEISLKQLVLLLSRIGYEPYISLEDATKKGTIIDRGLIYKIGVAGFAFGNIMFLSFPEYFEVDEFWLNQYKHVFRWLMFALSLPVITYAARDYFISAFKGLRSKILNIDVPIALGIIVLFLRSSVDITMNWGSGYFDSMSGLVFFLLLGKFFQQKTYAFLSFERDYKSYFPIAVTRLQKKNSSSEEIEEQAQVYELKKGDRILIRNSELLPVDGILIKGTALIDYSFVTGEAAPLHKSSGDMLYAGGRQQAGSIEVEVLKSIEQSYLTQLWSNEVFDKNKESTFQSLTDKISKSFTISLLSIAIFGFVGWMFIDSSKALNVFTAVLIVACPCAIALAAPFTLGNLLRIFGSNKLYIKDSSVIEQMANVDTVVFDKTGTLTTTSNNIISYEGISLTTEEESLLTSTLRASNHSLSRQLYELLNKNEIQTLDDFEENVGQGITGVINKHHIKVGSISYVGLNSESLKSDQRTAVHISTDNQYKGCYVFYNDYRQGIKPIFDSLTPDREIIILSGDNDGEKDNLLKLLPVNSKLLFNQKPEDKLSYIHSLQEKGKKVMMIGDGLNDAGALAQSDVGISISENVNIFSPACDGILDASRFQDLTTYLEISKKGVKTIKNAFRFSLFYNVIGLGFALSGNLAPVVAAILMPLSSISIVIFTTLVTYRLGNNLNKF is encoded by the coding sequence ATGGAGTCTTGCTTTCATTGTGGTGATATTTGTAGTACAACCAATATTTCTCATCAGGATAAATCTTTTTGTTGCAATGGTTGTAAAACTGTTTTTGACATTTTAAATGATAATGATCTTTCCTATTATTATGATCTGGAAAGAACTCCCGGAACCAGTCCGCTAGCACAAGAAGGAAAATTTGATTTTTTAGAGAATTCAGAAATTATTAAGCAGTTGGTAGAGTTTGATGAAGATGGTATTCAGGTAGTAAGCTTTCTTATTCCATCTATACATTGTAGTTCCTGTATCTGGGTTTTAGAAAATTTAAATAAGCTAGATCCTGCCATAAGGAACGCGCAGATCAATTTTCCAAAAAAGACACTTAGAGTTTCGTATAAGAGCACCGAGATCTCTTTAAAACAATTGGTGCTGTTGCTGTCTAGAATTGGATATGAGCCTTATATTTCGCTAGAAGATGCCACAAAAAAAGGAACAATAATAGATCGAGGCCTTATCTACAAAATTGGCGTGGCTGGCTTTGCATTTGGTAATATTATGTTTCTGTCTTTTCCGGAATATTTTGAAGTAGATGAATTTTGGCTCAATCAATACAAACATGTTTTTAGATGGTTGATGTTCGCGCTATCTTTACCGGTGATCACCTACGCTGCAAGAGATTATTTTATATCTGCATTTAAAGGGCTTCGTTCTAAGATCTTAAATATAGATGTACCAATCGCCCTTGGAATTATCGTTTTATTCTTGAGATCTTCGGTAGATATTACGATGAATTGGGGATCTGGATATTTTGATAGTATGTCTGGACTTGTCTTTTTTCTATTGTTAGGAAAGTTCTTTCAGCAAAAAACATATGCGTTTTTATCTTTTGAAAGAGATTACAAATCTTACTTTCCTATTGCAGTAACTAGATTACAAAAGAAAAACTCTTCTTCCGAAGAAATAGAAGAGCAGGCACAGGTTTATGAACTTAAAAAAGGAGATCGTATCTTAATTCGAAATTCAGAATTACTACCTGTAGATGGAATTTTAATAAAAGGGACAGCTTTAATAGATTATAGTTTTGTAACCGGAGAGGCAGCACCTCTTCATAAAAGTTCTGGAGATATGCTCTATGCCGGAGGAAGGCAGCAGGCAGGTTCTATAGAAGTTGAGGTCTTAAAATCTATAGAACAGAGCTACCTTACTCAGCTATGGTCTAATGAAGTATTTGATAAGAACAAGGAAAGTACTTTCCAATCTCTAACAGATAAGATTAGTAAAAGCTTTACTATAAGCCTACTTAGCATTGCTATTTTTGGCTTTGTGGGTTGGATGTTCATAGATAGTTCTAAAGCATTGAATGTTTTTACTGCGGTACTTATAGTTGCTTGCCCCTGTGCTATTGCATTGGCAGCTCCATTTACACTAGGTAACCTTCTTCGTATTTTTGGTAGCAATAAATTATATATAAAAGATAGTTCTGTTATAGAGCAAATGGCGAATGTAGATACTGTGGTGTTCGACAAGACAGGAACTTTAACTACCACTTCCAATAACATAATTTCTTATGAAGGTATATCTCTTACTACAGAAGAAGAATCGCTTCTTACCAGTACGCTTCGCGCATCTAATCACTCCTTAAGCAGACAGTTATATGAGCTTTTAAATAAAAATGAAATTCAAACCTTAGATGATTTTGAAGAAAATGTAGGTCAGGGAATCACCGGAGTTATCAATAAACATCATATTAAAGTAGGTTCTATAAGTTATGTGGGTCTAAATTCTGAATCCTTAAAGAGCGATCAACGCACCGCAGTACATATAAGTACAGATAATCAATACAAGGGTTGTTATGTTTTCTATAATGATTACAGACAAGGGATCAAGCCTATTTTCGATTCCTTGACGCCGGACAGGGAGATCATTATTCTCTCTGGAGATAATGATGGCGAAAAAGATAATTTGTTAAAACTACTCCCTGTCAACTCTAAATTGCTGTTCAACCAAAAACCAGAAGATAAACTCTCATATATCCATTCTTTACAGGAAAAAGGGAAAAAAGTTATGATGATAGGCGATGGTTTAAATGATGCTGGAGCATTGGCTCAGAGTGATGTTGGTATTTCTATTTCTGAAAACGTGAATATTTTCTCACCTGCCTGTGATGGAATTTTAGATGCTTCCAGATTTCAGGATCTTACCACCTATTTGGAAATTTCAAAAAAAGGAGTGAAAACTATTAAGAACGCCTTTAGATTTTCGCTTTTTTATAATGTTATAGGTTTAGGTTTTGCATTATCAGGAAATCTAGCTCCTGTGGTTGCAGCAATCTTAATGCCTCTAAGTTCTATTAGCATTGTAATATTTACAACACTGGTTACTTATAGATTAGGTAATAACCTCAATAAATTCTAA
- a CDS encoding DUF4494 domain-containing protein, which translates to MSATWYECKVKYRKTHETGEQKVISETYLLDAISFTEAEARITEEMTAYTSEEFMITNIKVANLAEVHPFENSDRWFKTKVSLMAIDEKSGKEKKSNMYLLVQANDVKEAFDNCTKAMENTMGDYSIPAINESPIVDVFPYFSGEVEDSEEMNAIKAETEDVVNEEVLEDEVLEETEIA; encoded by the coding sequence ATGAGTGCAACGTGGTATGAGTGTAAAGTTAAGTATAGAAAAACACATGAAACTGGAGAACAAAAAGTTATCTCTGAGACCTACTTATTAGATGCGATCTCTTTTACAGAAGCAGAAGCAAGAATAACAGAAGAAATGACCGCTTACACGAGCGAGGAATTTATGATCACCAATATAAAAGTGGCAAATCTAGCAGAAGTTCATCCTTTTGAGAATTCAGACAGATGGTTTAAAACCAAAGTCTCTCTAATGGCTATAGATGAAAAAAGCGGGAAAGAGAAAAAATCTAACATGTACCTTTTAGTTCAGGCAAACGATGTGAAAGAAGCCTTTGATAATTGCACGAAGGCTATGGAAAATACTATGGGAGATTATTCTATTCCGGCCATTAATGAGTCACCAATAGTAGATGTATTTCCTTACTTTTCTGGGGAAGTTGAAGATTCAGAAGAAATGAATGCAATTAAAGCTGAAACTGAAGATGTAGTAAATGAAGAGGTTTTAGAGGATGAAGTGTTAGAAGAAACAGAAATCGCGTAA
- a CDS encoding cbb3-type cytochrome c oxidase N-terminal domain-containing protein produces MRSFGSILRIIGVACAGYLLFEIAEWGQEDSVFEQQPWLWAVYFLILTIYVAGEISAQALKSILYKTLKPEAKEAYDREASIAKDNQFLWLKTTYIKLLGSKPLEEEGEIILDHNYDGIQELDNKLPPWWVYGFYASIVFAIVYMVRFEVFDDYNQVEEYEAAVAQANLEIAEWKKTAKDLIDINNVELLTDASDLKAGEQIFAANCIACHKEGGGGGIGPNLTDDYWILGGGVKNVFHTISEGGRDGKGMVAWKSDLKPSEMAQVASYVLSLRGTNPPDAKEPQGDLWKDPNAAEEVGEAIIDSSATANSLENITTEKEISTTK; encoded by the coding sequence ATGAGAAGTTTTGGATCAATTTTAAGAATTATTGGAGTTGCATGCGCAGGTTATCTTCTCTTTGAAATAGCTGAGTGGGGCCAGGAAGATTCAGTTTTTGAACAACAACCCTGGCTATGGGCAGTGTATTTTCTAATTCTAACTATTTATGTTGCTGGAGAGATCTCTGCACAAGCTCTAAAAAGCATTTTATATAAAACGTTGAAACCGGAAGCCAAAGAAGCTTATGATAGAGAAGCTTCTATAGCTAAAGACAATCAATTTCTTTGGCTAAAAACTACCTATATCAAATTGTTGGGAAGTAAGCCTTTAGAAGAAGAAGGTGAAATCATTCTAGATCATAATTATGATGGAATACAGGAATTAGACAATAAGCTACCACCATGGTGGGTATATGGTTTTTATGCATCTATAGTTTTTGCTATTGTTTATATGGTGAGGTTTGAAGTTTTTGACGATTACAATCAGGTAGAAGAATATGAAGCTGCAGTAGCACAAGCAAATCTGGAGATAGCAGAATGGAAAAAAACGGCTAAAGATCTTATAGATATAAATAATGTAGAACTGTTAACCGATGCCAGCGATCTAAAAGCAGGAGAACAAATATTTGCTGCCAATTGTATAGCCTGCCACAAAGAAGGTGGAGGTGGTGGTATCGGACCAAATCTAACCGATGACTACTGGATTCTTGGAGGTGGAGTTAAAAATGTTTTTCATACAATTTCTGAAGGAGGAAGAGATGGAAAAGGTATGGTTGCTTGGAAGTCTGATCTCAAACCTTCAGAAATGGCACAGGTGGCAAGTTATGTTCTAAGTCTGCGAGGTACCAATCCTCCAGATGCTAAAGAACCTCAAGGAGATCTTTGGAAAGATCCTAATGCTGCGGAGGAAGTAGGAGAAGCTATTATAGATAGTTCCGCTACCGCAAATTCTTTAGAAAATATAACTACAGAAAAAGAAATAAGCACTACCAAATAA
- the ccoG gene encoding cytochrome c oxidase accessory protein CcoG, whose product MAEQGKDNFRDSIGTLSEEGKRAWVFPKKPSGKWYKYRKYVSYVLLAFLVSAPFLKIGGNQFLMFNVLERRFNIFGFPFWPQDFHLFVIMMIIGVVFITLFTVAFGRIFCGWICPQTIFMEMVFRRIEYLIDGDRGKQIRLSKMPWNAEKIRKRSLKWTIFFIISFLIANVFLAYLIGSDQLIKYIIDGPSSHISTIISLLIFTGVFYFIFVYFREQVCIIACPYGRLQGALLDNKSIVVAYDHVRGEKEEGRAKFKKNEDRALTGKGDCIDCFQCVNVCPTGIDIRNGTQLECVNCTACIDECDHIMESVNLPKGLIRYASEDEIEKKKKFKFTPRLKGYTAVLTILIGVLVGMLFLRNDIEANILRLPGQLYEHKADNMISNVYTYKLINKTVDDIKDVHFKLLSHKGTIKVVSHDGNFNVEKQGLAEGTLFIQINNSALDGDKNRLRIGIYSGKLLIESTTTSFLGPRSYK is encoded by the coding sequence ATGGCAGAACAAGGTAAAGATAACTTTAGGGATTCTATAGGAACCTTAAGTGAAGAAGGAAAGCGAGCCTGGGTTTTTCCAAAGAAGCCTTCGGGGAAATGGTATAAATACAGGAAGTATGTAAGTTATGTATTACTGGCATTTTTGGTGTCTGCACCGTTCCTTAAGATTGGAGGAAATCAATTTTTGATGTTTAATGTACTAGAACGCAGGTTCAATATTTTTGGATTTCCATTCTGGCCACAAGATTTTCATCTTTTTGTGATCATGATGATCATTGGTGTGGTTTTTATAACCTTGTTCACGGTTGCATTTGGTAGAATATTTTGCGGTTGGATCTGCCCGCAAACCATTTTTATGGAAATGGTATTTAGACGTATAGAATATCTTATAGATGGAGACCGAGGCAAGCAGATAAGGCTGAGTAAAATGCCTTGGAATGCAGAAAAAATTAGAAAACGCAGCTTAAAATGGACCATCTTTTTTATAATCTCATTTCTTATTGCTAATGTTTTTCTAGCTTATTTAATAGGAAGTGATCAGCTTATAAAATACATTATAGATGGTCCTTCCTCACACATAAGCACCATTATTTCGCTATTAATTTTTACAGGAGTCTTCTATTTTATCTTCGTTTATTTTAGAGAACAGGTATGCATTATTGCCTGTCCTTATGGAAGGTTACAGGGTGCATTATTAGATAATAAATCTATAGTAGTTGCTTATGATCATGTTCGAGGTGAAAAAGAAGAGGGAAGAGCAAAATTTAAGAAGAACGAAGATAGAGCCTTAACCGGGAAAGGAGATTGTATAGATTGTTTTCAATGTGTAAATGTGTGTCCTACTGGGATAGATATTAGAAATGGAACGCAACTGGAGTGTGTGAATTGTACTGCCTGTATAGATGAGTGTGATCATATTATGGAAAGTGTAAACTTGCCAAAAGGTTTAATAAGATATGCAAGTGAAGATGAAATAGAGAAAAAGAAGAAATTTAAATTTACTCCAAGATTAAAAGGCTATACCGCTGTTCTAACCATTTTAATAGGTGTCTTGGTAGGTATGCTCTTTTTGCGAAATGATATTGAAGCAAATATTTTAAGGTTGCCGGGGCAGCTATATGAGCATAAGGCAGATAATATGATTAGTAATGTTTACACCTATAAGCTAATTAATAAGACTGTAGATGACATTAAAGATGTTCATTTCAAACTTTTATCTCACAAAGGAACCATCAAAGTAGTTTCTCATGACGGAAATTTCAATGTAGAAAAACAAGGCTTGGCAGAAGGGACACTTTTCATTCAAATAAACAATAGTGCATTAGATGGAGATAAGAATAGATTACGAATAGGGATCTATAGTGGGAAACTGCTTATAGAATCTACTACCACATCATTTTTAGGTCCCAGAAGTTATAAATGA
- a CDS encoding FixH family protein, with protein MKWNWGKGIVVGLSLFMGFILYLVITLSTNNKYSFDLVTEEYYAKEMAYQTEIDAEKNTHNLTSKIMGQRTAAGWMLSFPEELHYSLVKGTVTLYRPSNEKLDFELPLSLNESKMLIPANKMIDGRWNIIISFNQNGEEYLYKKSITY; from the coding sequence ATGAAATGGAATTGGGGCAAGGGGATAGTGGTAGGATTATCATTGTTTATGGGATTTATCTTATATCTGGTCATTACTTTGAGTACTAACAACAAGTATAGTTTTGATCTGGTTACAGAGGAATATTATGCTAAAGAGATGGCATACCAAACAGAAATAGATGCCGAGAAAAATACTCACAATCTTACAAGTAAGATCATGGGACAACGAACAGCAGCAGGGTGGATGTTAAGTTTCCCTGAAGAATTGCATTACAGCTTGGTTAAGGGCACGGTTACACTCTATAGACCATCTAATGAAAAGCTGGACTTTGAGCTTCCTTTATCTTTAAATGAATCTAAAATGCTAATTCCCGCCAATAAAATGATTGATGGAAGATGGAATATCATAATTTCATTTAACCAAAATGGGGAAGAATATCTATATAAAAAATCAATAACATACTAA